Within the Vagococcus carniphilus genome, the region TTACAGAGGCTAAATTATCGAAGGCGAATACTGTTCCGACCATAATTGGCGTTATTAGCATAGTTACTAATACTTTTTTCAATCCTGTTTTTTTCATTTTTAGTGCTCCTCCTAAATATGTAATTAATTTTTTGTTACATATTTAATTATAAAATAACACCTTTTCATAATATGAATATCTCAAAAAATAATTTATTCTTCTACAATTTTTGTTTCAATTCATACATCTTCAGCTCTTGTTGAATTAAGTATTTTCAATAGAATCAAAATATCTGTATCAGTCAATCGTTCAGAATTATTAATATCTTCAATGTGTTGTAACTGATACATTCCTCTTACAATAAATAACATGTTTTATTATACTATAATAAGACTAAGCAAACATTACCGTGATACAATGACATAAAAAGAAAGGAAGCATAAAACATGCTACTTTTAAAAACAATTACTCAAGAAAATTGGCGTTTAGTAGCTAACTTATCTGTCAGCAGTGAACAAACTACTTTTATTGAATCCAATAAAGATTCTTTATTGGAAGCAGCATTTGATAAAACCTTTGACTGGATACCATTAGCTCTGTATGATGATAATGTTTTGGTTGGATTTACTATGATTGGTGACTTTAAAGAAGTTGAAAAAAGCATCTGGTTAGACCGTTTTATGATTGATCAACATTTTCAAGGTCAAAAATATGGCAAAAAGTTTTTAAAAACTATTGTTGAACATATCAAACATAACTGGTCTGTTGAGACAATTTTTTTAAGCGCAACTAAAGAGAATAAAAAAATATTTTCTTTTTACGAATCTGTAGGGTTCATAAATACACATACTGTAGATGAAAAAAATGGTGAAGTTATTATGACGTTAACTTTTTAATAGTTACCACGCAAACTATTTCCTTTCTATTCTTTACTAGAGTATAATTTTTAAAAAAGAAAAGAGGTTTTTTTTCATGTCTTACAAAGTTGATTTTAAAGAAGTGTCTACTATTGGATTTGAAAATTCTCCTGTTAGTGAAGCAATGGCTGGACTACGAGCAAACGAAGCTCGTTATTTTTGGAATAAATACAAACATGAATTTGTGACAGTTCCTGCTACAGAAGATACTGAAACATTGAAATGGATTGAATCTATTTTAGCTGAACGGGATATGATTTTTCCTTATCAACCACTAGAGGTTTCTTCTTTTGAAGTGGAGGGTATTAGGATGGCTTATGTTTTTTATGAAAACGGCTTATCCGTTAATATCATGTATACCCTTGAAGAGGGTGGTAAACGCGCTGTTGGTTTTAAGTTATCTGATGCCATGGAAATTCCTGTTGAGTTTGAAGGAAAATTCAAATTTGCTCGTCAAAAATCAAAATTAGCCGGAACTATTAGAGGTTCATTTTTCGTCATAAAAGGAACTTATTTATAAGACGATAGGTGACTTCTATTAATTCCAGCTATTATCAACAATTAATCAGCGTCATCCATCATATCAAATAGATGTTGGATGACGTTTGCTTTTCTCATCGTTCCAGTAATACCTAACTTTTTTTCAAGAAAATTCGTATTTAATTTTTTCTTAGGAGCTTCCCTTGGTAAGTAAAGATACATGCAACTTGTTCCTTCTTGAAATATTTCAGAGAAAAATACAGTGTGACGTACTTTTTCTAATTTCATTTCATCGATTGCATCATTTGTAAAAACTAGGTGAATTCTAGAATAATCATAGGAGTCATCAAATGGGTTCTCAGCAAGAGCTATTTTCAAATCTTCTTTTGTTTTTATGATAACCGATAAATCTGCTCCAATGTTTTCTTTAATAACATCATGAATTTTTTTACTCACTTCTTCATGTGATAAATCTGTATCCAAGATAATATTACCGCTTTGTATATAGCTTTTAACTTGCTGAAATCCTTCTTGTTCTAGTAATTCAACTAAAGCTGACATTTTAGGAATTTTATTTTTCCCAACAGGCGTTACTCCTCGTAATAGTGCAACTATTTGCATGTACTTTCCTCTTTCTTATAATGCCACGTATTCTTTTTTCAGAATTCCCATCATGTGAACATCATGCCATTTTCCAAAACGATAAAAGGCTTCTCGCATCACGCCTTCTTCTTTAAATCCTAATTTTTCATATAGCGAAATCGCTCTTTTATTAAATGAAAAGACTTGTAAACTCAAGCGATGAAAGTTTAATTCATTAAACGCATAAGCCATCATTAAACTAAATGCTTCTTTTCCAATGCCTTGTCCCCAAACATCTTTTTCACCAATATCGATAATACACTCTGCCGAACGGTCTTTCGTATTAATATTAATCATCGAAATAATCCCAACTGGTCGATTGCCTTCTTTTAATTCAATGATATAGCTTTTACTATTTTTAGAACTTGTAATAAAGCCAATGAAGTTTTCTGTTTCTTTCAACGTAAATTGATCTAGTTCTGGACTAGTTGAAGCCATTACTTCTGTGTCGTTACGCCAATGATTATAAATTTCTGCATCTGTTTCTACTACTTTTCTTAATCTGATTCTTTCATTTTCAAACATCTCTATCTCTCCTTATACTAAATACTGTTGCAACATCTCAATTAACATAGTTACTTTTTTCTGCTTCTCATCATTTGTTGATAGTTCTCGATGTTCACTAAGCATCAATCCATCAATTGAAGAAATAAAAACAGAAACAAAAATAGGTAATTCTATTATGTTAGACAGTTCTTTTTCTTCTACGCCTTTTGTTAAAACAGTTAACAACATTTGTTCTAATCCATTTCTTCTTTCAGCTAAATATGGAACTTCTTTTTCTGTATATTTTAAAAAATACTCTGATCTAGCACGAATTAAATCTCTATCAGGCAGATTCATCTCCTCAAATAGTTCTCTTACCCACAGTTCAATTCCTTTTAAAACAGATGGATTTTCTCCTATTTTTAAAAGGGATTGCTTATCTTTCTCATCATCCATTTTTAAAACTTCTAAAAAAAGAGCGTCGATATTTTCAAAGTGAGCATATAAACCACCTCTAGAAATACCTGCTTCAGTCATAACGTCTTTCATTGTAGCTTCTGTAAAACCTTTTTTAGAAAAAACTAATGCAGCAGAATTAACAATTAGTTGTTTTCTTTTTTCTAAATATTCCTCACTTACTCTGGGCATCATTCATCACCTTTCTATAAAACAGATACACATGTCTATTTTAAAATAACTTCTTTTTCTAAAATTGTCAATTAATTAGATGTGAGTTGATTTTATAAATTAATTAAAATTGCTAGAATATTTGAAAGAAATTAAGTATAGTAGATAAAAGATATAATAATTTTGTTTCAAACAATAGAAGTAGGTGAGCAACATGGGAAAATATCAATTAGATTATAAAGGTAAAGCTTCCGTAGCTAAGTTTCACGAAAAAAATATGCCTGAAAAAGTAGATAAAAAGAAACAACTTCAAGAAATACGTGAGTCATATTTGAAGAATAAAAAAAAGAAATAGTAATTTTTAATGGTCCTGATAATTTCTTATTATCTAGGACTTTTTTTATATTTTTATACTAGTTTACAATTCAATAAAAAAATAGCTACAATCGAATGAGTTAACACTTAAAAGTATTGTTATTTGGCTAACCCTAAGGTACGATGAGAATAGTTATCATTATCACAAACTAAAGGAGGATTTTTATGAACACTTATTATACAAGAGCTAAAGAATTTTCTGATCAATATATTGTCCCTATCGCTAGTAAAATCGATGAAGAAGGTGTTTTCCCTAGAGAAACCATGGATTTAATTGGTGAGAAAGGCTTTTTCAAATTAATTATTCCTGAAGAGTTTGGTGGTGAAGGAGCTAATATTGACGCTCAAGCTTATGTCAGCCAAGCTTTTGGTGAAGGCTCTCCAACTGTTGGGTTATGTTACACAATGCACAATGTGGCATTAAAATTCATTTTGACCTTCGGAAATGACGAACTAAAAAAATTCATCATTAAAGAAGTTGTAGAACATAATAAAATGCTGTCTCTTGCTCGAAGTGAATTTGGAACAGGCGTCCATGTCTTTAAATCAGAATCTAGTGTCCAAACTTTTGATGATTATTCAATTATTAACGGAGCTAAAAGTATGATTACTTCTGCTAACTATGCAGATTACTATTTAATCTCTGTCCCAAATGATGAAAATAATCGTCCCGTTAACTGGCTAGTTCCTTATGACACTGAAGGGTTAACTTTTAAAGAGAATGAATGGAATGGCCTTGGTATGAGAGGTAATATTTCATGTCCTATGATTATGGAAGATATGAAAATTGATAATAAGTATGCTGTTTACATTGACCGAGTGAAAGCTAATCAAAAATACCCAGTTAATATTGACGTTATTTATTTCATGACTGGTTTAGCTGGTGTCTACTCAGGTATGACAAAAACAATTTTAGAGGCTGCTGTTGAGCATGCTACTTCTCGCCATTATCCAGATAAAACATTGGCAAATATTGAAACCGTTCAAATTCATTTAGCTAATATTTATAGTGGTATGGTGAGTGCTCGCGCTAGTTTAGATTTTGCTGTAGAATCTCTTATTAATGAAGAACCTGAAGGCTTAATTAATATTATGACAGCTCGTATTATCGCTTCTGAAAACTCGATTGAAGCAGCAACCCTTGCGATGAGAATTGGTGGCGGAAAAGCTTACAATAAACAAGGTCCTATTGAAATGCTTTTACGTGATTCTTTTGCAAGTCAAGTTATGTTCCCTTCAATTGATGTTCTAAAAACATGGGTTGGCCGAGGTATTAGTGATCAACCGATACTTTAATAAAAAAAGCACTTCACTTATTAATTTTAGTGAGGTGCTTTATTTATTCCAATTCGTCTAGGTCTGATATAATAAGTAGCAACTTTAGAAAGTAGGTATAGAACATGGAAAAAAATTTATTCGATCAACTTTCTCATAAATACGATACAAAAGAAAGATTTGAACTAGCCAAGATTATCCAAAATGAAATTCGTCCCGATATAGTAGAACACACAAATAAATCTTTATTGGATTATGGCTGTGGAACTGGATTAGTTAGTTTAGACTTTAGTAAAGAAGTAAAATCATTAATTTTAGCAGATGCTTCTTCTGAAATGCTTCAACTAACCAAACAAAAAATAGAACAACTTGGTCTTACTAATGCGACTACTGTTCAACTTGATTTAATCGAAAAAGACACTGATATAAAAGTTGATACTATCATCACTTCATTGGTTTTACTCCACGTACCAGATACTTCTCTTCTTTTAGAAAAATTGTACGCTTCTTTAAATGAAGGTGGACAACTCATTATTGTTGATTTTGATTTAAATGAAAAAATTAATGATCCTCGTGTTCATAATGGTTTCGATCAAGAGAAATTAACAACGCTTTTAGAGCAAACTGGCTTTAACAAGATTTCATCTAATAATTTCCATTCAGGAAAAAATCTCTTCATGAAACAAGATGCAACTCTCTTTAAAGCAGTTGCTTATAAATAAAATAGAGGTTGTGATTTGTTTAAATCACAACCTCTATTAGAATACAACCTTTCCTAAAAGTTAACCATCAATTTCAATTAAAAAAGTTTCCACATAAACAGCCGTACCGGTAATTTTGACATCTCTTTTATTTAATACTTCAACTTGGAGTAAACCATCTTTTCCCATCTCTTGCCCTTGTTCAATTGTCATTTTTATTTCTGATCTATCATCAATATATTTTGTGAAATAGGCTCCCATAGCACCAGATGCTGTTCCCGTTACAGAATCTTCTTCTATTCCAGAATAAAAGGATGAAAAATGCCGTCCATGCATCATCGCTTCTTCATGATATGTTTCTAAACAAAAAGGATGGAATGACGCTCTAGGATATTTTTCTAACAGACTTGGAAAACGCTCATTTTTAGGAACCATCCGCTCAAAGCTTTTTAATTCTTTGATTGGTACTAACAAAGTCCAGCTTCCAGTACTTCCATATACAATGGGAAAACGCTCATCTATTTCTTCTTCACTAATCCCCATTGAATCAGCTACTTCTAATTTAGAACCAGAAAAAGTTTCAAATTTTGCGGGTGCTTGCTCCATTGAGATAAAGGCTTCTCCATTATCTGTAGAAACTTCTAATCGTAAAATACCTGCTTTTGTTTCAACCATGATCACTGATTTATCCATCAATAAACCATTTGTTTTTAAAGCAGACAACATAGCAATTGTTCCATGACCACAAAGAGGAACTTCTTGACCTGGTGTAAAAAAACGACACTGGTAATCTGCACAAATTGAAGTTAATAAAAAGACTGTTTCATTAAAACCAACTTTATAAGCAATTTCTTGCATCTCTTCTTCCGTCAACTCATCCCCGTTTAAAACAATTCCCGCAGGATTTCCCATCCCTGTTTTTTTAGAAAAAGCATCATAACGGTAAACTTCTATTTGTTTCAAGTAAATCCCTCCTTCTATTGTTAGTTTATATTTACCATAACTCAATCCTTTTTTCAAAAGTTTAATTGTCTTTTACCAATTGAAGTCGAATCACTTTTGAGCTTAACCAAATTGCCATGACAGATAAACAAATTCCCATCACAGCTGGTGCAAAGTGACCAGCATAAACATATAGCTGTCCGCCAATTAAAGGTCCAAAAATACGTGCCAACGATTGAATGGATTGACTGCCTCCTTGAATCTTTCCTTGTTCACTTTTAGAAACTGATTTTGATAATAAACCATTAAAAGCTGGACTAAAAATAGATTCACCAAACCCAAATAACAGCATCCCTACAATGAATAAGACAATCATAGAACTTATTTGAGAAAAGACAATAAAGCTATAGCCTAACAATTGAAAGGTAATTCCTAAAGACACAATCTGTCTATCTGATTTCTTCAACAGTAACTTCGGCATAACAAAAACTTGAGACAAAATATCTTGAATACCGATTATCGAAAAGACCATCCCTATTTGACTTGGAGATAGCTGAAATGTATCAATTGAAAATTGAGAAAGAATTGACTGGAGTGCTCCATTTGGCATCCACAATAAAAAGCCTAAAAATAAAATGATTCTAACACTTTTATTAGCAAATAACCCCTTCATTTGATTAATCGGATTAAGAGCCGTTAGAGATATCTTTTCAAGCTGTTCTTCTTTGACAACTGTTTCTTTCATAACAAAGTAGCCTAAAATAAAGTTTAAAAACGAAATACTTGTAGCTAAAAATAAGGGCATACTATTACCAAATTTGGTCAGTAGTCCACCAATCGTTGGTCCCATAACTGTTCCAAAACCAGCTACTGCACTAATCCAGCCAAAATACTTAGTTCGGTCCTTTTCTGGCGTAATATCTGCGAAATAAGCAAAAATAGTTGCTATACTGCCACCTGTAATTCCTTCAATGATACGACCTAAAAAAAGCATCTCTAAGGAATTAGCTAAGCCGAATATGAGAAAACCAAGTGTAGCACCCAGTAATGAAAATAAAAGTACGGGGCGTCTTCCAAACCGATCACTGAAATATCCAATAATAGGAGCTGTAAGAAATACGCAGACAGCATAAGTTGACATCAACAAGGTAACAACGAGTGCCTGTTGATTGGCGTTGTTTACATAAGGACTTACTAGAAACGGAGTAACTGGCATGACAATACTAAAACCTAAACCACATAGAAACGTTGCAACTAACCCAAAAATTAATTGATGAGTAAAATTTGATTGATTATTATTAGAAAACATTATTTATCCTCCCTTTTGTTTCCTGTTCAACAAAAAGAGTACAACTTTATTGTTTCTTTGTCAACAAAAAATATTCAAAATAAAAAAGCCTGCCTAAATAATCAGTTTTCGATTAATTAGGCTAGCTTTAAAGGTTGAAGCAGTCAGCTCTTAATTATTGGATTTTTAAATCATTCTTTTTAATTTCTGAAGTGAGATGCTGATTGTATTTTTTTAAAAACGTATCAACTTCTGAAATAGTCTCTTTTGATAACGTGTCAAATATATGTTTATCTCTTATTTTAAATTCTTGGTGAAGGGTTTCATGAAGGTTATAAACCCGTCTGCCTTCTTCTGTCAGTTCAAAATAAATTTCTTTTTTATTATCCGCTTTTTTAATACTATAAATAGCACCTTTAGCAATGAGCTTTTTAGTGGCTTTACTCATGGCACCACGAGTCATGAAAAAGTGTTCTGATAATTTGGTGACATTTACATCTGGTGTATTTTCGATAAATTCAAGCCAGTGAACTTCTGAAGCCGTATATCCTTCTAAAGCTTTCTTCATTTTATCGCCATTTAACCAAGCCATTTTATTGTAGACTACTCGTAAATCGTCTAATAATTGATCTATTTCACTCATCGTCTTCCTCCAAAAGTAATATTAATTTTATTATATCACTAATTGTTATTAGCAAATACCCTCATTGCTTCACTCATTAATTGAGCTACACCATTTCCATACTTATCAATATTTTTAGTAAAACGTTCATCCATGATATAAAGCTGTCCTAATCCTTCAAACGCTTCTAGAGAATAAGTACCAAAATTGTTATTTAAAAATTCATACCATTCTTTAATGACTAGTTGAACAGCCTCATCTTCTGATCCTTTTTCTTGAAGCTTTCCTAATTTTTTAAAGATAATATCCCCATCATTTGCCAAATCTTTTTGTTCATTTATTGTCAATT harbors:
- a CDS encoding DUF1697 domain-containing protein produces the protein MQIVALLRGVTPVGKNKIPKMSALVELLEQEGFQQVKSYIQSGNIILDTDLSHEEVSKKIHDVIKENIGADLSVIIKTKEDLKIALAENPFDDSYDYSRIHLVFTNDAIDEMKLEKVRHTVFFSEIFQEGTSCMYLYLPREAPKKKLNTNFLEKKLGITGTMRKANVIQHLFDMMDDAD
- a CDS encoding TetR/AcrR family transcriptional regulator, translated to MMPRVSEEYLEKRKQLIVNSAALVFSKKGFTEATMKDVMTEAGISRGGLYAHFENIDALFLEVLKMDDEKDKQSLLKIGENPSVLKGIELWVRELFEEMNLPDRDLIRARSEYFLKYTEKEVPYLAERRNGLEQMLLTVLTKGVEEKELSNIIELPIFVSVFISSIDGLMLSEHRELSTNDEKQKKVTMLIEMLQQYLV
- a CDS encoding PhzF family phenazine biosynthesis isomerase; protein product: MKQIEVYRYDAFSKKTGMGNPAGIVLNGDELTEEEMQEIAYKVGFNETVFLLTSICADYQCRFFTPGQEVPLCGHGTIAMLSALKTNGLLMDKSVIMVETKAGILRLEVSTDNGEAFISMEQAPAKFETFSGSKLEVADSMGISEEEIDERFPIVYGSTGSWTLLVPIKELKSFERMVPKNERFPSLLEKYPRASFHPFCLETYHEEAMMHGRHFSSFYSGIEEDSVTGTASGAMGAYFTKYIDDRSEIKMTIEQGQEMGKDGLLQVEVLNKRDVKITGTAVYVETFLIEIDG
- a CDS encoding MarR family winged helix-turn-helix transcriptional regulator, which encodes MSEIDQLLDDLRVVYNKMAWLNGDKMKKALEGYTASEVHWLEFIENTPDVNVTKLSEHFFMTRGAMSKATKKLIAKGAIYSIKKADNKKEIYFELTEEGRRVYNLHETLHQEFKIRDKHIFDTLSKETISEVDTFLKKYNQHLTSEIKKNDLKIQ
- a CDS encoding GNAT family N-acetyltransferase, whose translation is MLLLKTITQENWRLVANLSVSSEQTTFIESNKDSLLEAAFDKTFDWIPLALYDDNVLVGFTMIGDFKEVEKSIWLDRFMIDQHFQGQKYGKKFLKTIVEHIKHNWSVETIFLSATKENKKIFSFYESVGFINTHTVDEKNGEVIMTLTF
- a CDS encoding phage tail protein, with the translated sequence MSYKVDFKEVSTIGFENSPVSEAMAGLRANEARYFWNKYKHEFVTVPATEDTETLKWIESILAERDMIFPYQPLEVSSFEVEGIRMAYVFYENGLSVNIMYTLEEGGKRAVGFKLSDAMEIPVEFEGKFKFARQKSKLAGTIRGSFFVIKGTYL
- a CDS encoding acyl-CoA dehydrogenase family protein; protein product: MNTYYTRAKEFSDQYIVPIASKIDEEGVFPRETMDLIGEKGFFKLIIPEEFGGEGANIDAQAYVSQAFGEGSPTVGLCYTMHNVALKFILTFGNDELKKFIIKEVVEHNKMLSLARSEFGTGVHVFKSESSVQTFDDYSIINGAKSMITSANYADYYLISVPNDENNRPVNWLVPYDTEGLTFKENEWNGLGMRGNISCPMIMEDMKIDNKYAVYIDRVKANQKYPVNIDVIYFMTGLAGVYSGMTKTILEAAVEHATSRHYPDKTLANIETVQIHLANIYSGMVSARASLDFAVESLINEEPEGLINIMTARIIASENSIEAATLAMRIGGGKAYNKQGPIEMLLRDSFASQVMFPSIDVLKTWVGRGISDQPIL
- a CDS encoding GNAT family N-acetyltransferase, which gives rise to MFENERIRLRKVVETDAEIYNHWRNDTEVMASTSPELDQFTLKETENFIGFITSSKNSKSYIIELKEGNRPVGIISMININTKDRSAECIIDIGEKDVWGQGIGKEAFSLMMAYAFNELNFHRLSLQVFSFNKRAISLYEKLGFKEEGVMREAFYRFGKWHDVHMMGILKKEYVAL
- a CDS encoding MFS transporter, translating into MFSNNNQSNFTHQLIFGLVATFLCGLGFSIVMPVTPFLVSPYVNNANQQALVVTLLMSTYAVCVFLTAPIIGYFSDRFGRRPVLLFSLLGATLGFLIFGLANSLEMLFLGRIIEGITGGSIATIFAYFADITPEKDRTKYFGWISAVAGFGTVMGPTIGGLLTKFGNSMPLFLATSISFLNFILGYFVMKETVVKEEQLEKISLTALNPINQMKGLFANKSVRIILFLGFLLWMPNGALQSILSQFSIDTFQLSPSQIGMVFSIIGIQDILSQVFVMPKLLLKKSDRQIVSLGITFQLLGYSFIVFSQISSMIVLFIVGMLLFGFGESIFSPAFNGLLSKSVSKSEQGKIQGGSQSIQSLARIFGPLIGGQLYVYAGHFAPAVMGICLSVMAIWLSSKVIRLQLVKDN
- a CDS encoding class I SAM-dependent methyltransferase; translation: MEKNLFDQLSHKYDTKERFELAKIIQNEIRPDIVEHTNKSLLDYGCGTGLVSLDFSKEVKSLILADASSEMLQLTKQKIEQLGLTNATTVQLDLIEKDTDIKVDTIITSLVLLHVPDTSLLLEKLYASLNEGGQLIIVDFDLNEKINDPRVHNGFDQEKLTTLLEQTGFNKISSNNFHSGKNLFMKQDATLFKAVAYK